A part of Prosthecobacter sp. SYSU 5D2 genomic DNA contains:
- a CDS encoding lipocalin family protein, whose amino-acid sequence MKTFILPLFLAGLAFGLASCTSHRNPPLQTATQVDIARYTGHWYELFRLPNSFQRDDSKAEAQYKLQADGTVLVVNTETRPDKERVTVTGTATVVPDGRNSRFRVRFEGPAALAPVPEEGNYWIIKLAPDYSTALVGTPDRKFLWLLSRRPKISAELRSSYEAEAQRLGFDTSKLIHH is encoded by the coding sequence GTGAAAACCTTCATCTTGCCCCTCTTCCTCGCAGGTCTCGCTTTTGGCCTGGCCAGTTGCACCAGCCACCGCAACCCTCCTTTGCAGACGGCAACGCAGGTGGACATCGCACGTTATACCGGACACTGGTATGAGCTTTTCCGTCTGCCAAACAGCTTTCAGAGAGATGATTCGAAGGCCGAGGCGCAGTATAAGCTCCAGGCGGATGGCACCGTCCTCGTTGTAAATACCGAGACACGTCCGGACAAGGAGCGCGTGACCGTCACCGGGACAGCCACTGTTGTTCCAGATGGGAGAAACAGCCGTTTCCGGGTACGATTCGAAGGCCCGGCGGCGCTTGCTCCCGTTCCTGAAGAAGGCAACTACTGGATTATCAAGCTGGCTCCGGACTATTCAACTGCGCTGGTGGGGACACCGGACCGGAAATTTTTATGGCTGCTCTCGCGGAGGCCCAAAATCAGCGCTGAACTGCGAAGCAGCTATGAAGCGGAGGCGCAAAGGCTGGGTTTCGATACCAGCAAGCTCATCCATCATTGA
- a CDS encoding SDR family NAD(P)-dependent oxidoreductase codes for MQLPSQSLTGRVALVTGAGSGIGRASAKTLAYAGTAVVLTGTTLEDLQETEQEIKNHGGRAVSICADVSKSNEIKAAVEAAIGNWGRLDIVLANAGTNGVWAPLESLTEEEWDKTLDVNLKGTFLTLKHSIPHLKKQGGSVIVTASVNGTRMFSNTGATAYACSKAAQVAMVKMLALEWARQQVRINVICPGAIQTEIHDKTVTRGLEEIRVPVEYPEGEVPLSPDDSGTAGQVAQLVWFLATDAASHITGTEIYIDGAQSLLQG; via the coding sequence ATGCAACTGCCCTCCCAATCGCTGACCGGCCGTGTCGCCCTTGTGACCGGTGCCGGTTCAGGCATTGGCAGGGCTTCTGCCAAGACCCTGGCCTATGCCGGGACGGCCGTGGTGCTCACCGGCACCACTCTTGAGGACTTGCAAGAGACCGAACAAGAGATCAAAAACCATGGTGGCAGGGCTGTCTCCATCTGTGCAGATGTCTCCAAGAGCAATGAGATCAAGGCCGCAGTGGAGGCGGCAATTGGAAACTGGGGCCGTCTGGACATCGTGCTGGCCAATGCCGGCACCAACGGGGTCTGGGCGCCTCTGGAAAGCCTGACGGAGGAGGAATGGGACAAGACGCTGGACGTCAATCTCAAAGGCACCTTCCTGACCCTCAAGCACAGCATTCCGCATCTGAAGAAACAGGGCGGGTCGGTCATTGTGACTGCATCCGTCAACGGCACCCGGATGTTCAGTAACACCGGAGCCACCGCCTATGCCTGCTCCAAAGCCGCCCAGGTGGCCATGGTGAAGATGCTGGCCCTTGAATGGGCCAGGCAGCAGGTGCGCATCAATGTGATCTGCCCTGGGGCCATCCAGACGGAGATCCACGACAAGACTGTCACCCGGGGACTGGAGGAGATCAGGGTGCCGGTGGAGTATCCTGAAGGGGAAGTGCCGTTGAGTCCTGACGATTCCGGCACAGCCGGACAGGTGGCACAGCTTGTCTGGTTCCTGGCCACGGATGCCGCCAGCCACATCACCGGCACGGAGATCTACATTGATGGCGCCCAGTCTCTGCTTCAGGGCTGA
- the sufT gene encoding putative Fe-S cluster assembly protein SufT — MHSSLELKREVEAIQIPSGDAINLPLGMKVIITQSLGGTYTVATDFGLARISAKDVDALGIDPEASKKDADSASSNIPEGATDLEAQVWNQLKNVYDPEIPVNIVDLGLVYDCQVEQTEEGKNRAVVKMTLTAPGCGMGPTIAADAQSRIMTIEDIDDAAVELVWEPAWNQGMISIEGKMKLGMI, encoded by the coding sequence ATGCATTCCTCTCTTGAACTGAAACGTGAAGTTGAAGCCATCCAGATCCCAAGCGGAGATGCCATCAACCTGCCTCTGGGCATGAAGGTGATCATCACCCAGTCCCTGGGCGGCACCTATACGGTGGCGACTGACTTTGGCCTGGCCCGGATCAGTGCCAAGGATGTGGATGCCCTGGGAATTGACCCTGAAGCCTCAAAAAAGGATGCCGATAGCGCCTCCTCCAACATTCCCGAAGGTGCCACCGACCTGGAAGCGCAGGTCTGGAACCAGCTCAAGAACGTCTATGACCCCGAGATCCCCGTCAACATCGTGGACCTGGGCCTGGTCTATGACTGCCAGGTGGAGCAGACGGAGGAAGGCAAGAACCGGGCAGTAGTCAAGATGACCCTCACCGCCCCCGGCTGCGGGATGGGACCGACCATCGCAGCTGATGCCCAAAGCCGCATCATGACCATCGAGGACATAGATGATGCCGCCGTGGAACTGGTGTGGGAACCCGCCTGGAACCAGGGCATGATCTCCATCGAAGGCAAGATGAAGCTCGGAATGATCTGA
- a CDS encoding 4a-hydroxytetrahydrobiopterin dehydratase codes for MRLLLSLDDIETALSKLPGWRREGAELMKTYRFQTYLEGIDFVNCLGRSADALDHHPDMYVGWKKVKVKLTTHSAGGITHLDIQMAQNAENCCKEAELISAGGEA; via the coding sequence ATGCGCCTGCTACTCTCTCTTGACGACATTGAAACCGCCCTTTCCAAGCTGCCAGGCTGGAGAAGAGAGGGCGCGGAATTGATGAAGACCTACCGCTTTCAAACTTATCTCGAAGGGATTGATTTTGTGAATTGTCTGGGCCGGTCTGCGGATGCACTGGACCATCATCCGGACATGTACGTAGGTTGGAAAAAGGTCAAAGTGAAGCTGACCACTCACAGTGCAGGAGGCATCACCCATCTAGATATCCAGATGGCACAGAATGCTGAAAACTGCTGCAAAGAAGCGGAACTGATTTCCGCAGGTGGAGAAGCTTAG
- a CDS encoding c-type cytochrome domain-containing protein: MLRFILIALSIHAVHTQAAAPAETDTLTAMRVLRDECLGCHKPGKAKGGLLLTTREKMILGGDSGTSVIPGRAGESLLYELVLEDADPHMPPKKQLSKDQVTALQNWITQGAVWDASVFDELPVPQPVALAPVPVTYQPVLALALSPDEKTLAIAAGSRVHLHDLTQPDRPRLGSLSGHEEAIQSLAWTQDGTTLITGGFRQLKLWDITTFKTTGQISTGFVGNLTALALTTDGKILFAADGETGGAGFIHRIDLPGKKLLSTWKAHDDTLYALRLSPDGSSLASAGADKLARLWKVADSKLISTYEGHTSHVLSVAFNKDATQLATAGADREIKVWDVKSREQDVTLGDKKTAFTALAWTPDGKALVAVTEKGNGSIYTELKKHDGAQRSETAKQTKLTGIAAMLYSVAVTSDAKTVFAGGDAGKVWLWDAAGKQTSVIEP; the protein is encoded by the coding sequence ATGCTTCGTTTCATCCTCATCGCCCTCTCGATCCACGCCGTCCATACCCAGGCGGCCGCTCCCGCTGAAACGGATACACTGACGGCCATGCGGGTGCTGCGGGATGAGTGCCTGGGCTGTCACAAGCCTGGCAAGGCCAAAGGTGGCCTGCTTCTCACCACCCGGGAAAAGATGATCCTCGGTGGTGACAGCGGCACCTCCGTCATCCCCGGCAGGGCAGGGGAGAGCCTTCTCTACGAGCTGGTGCTGGAAGATGCCGATCCCCACATGCCGCCTAAAAAGCAGCTCTCCAAGGACCAGGTCACCGCGCTCCAAAACTGGATCACCCAGGGTGCCGTCTGGGACGCCAGCGTCTTCGATGAGCTGCCCGTTCCCCAGCCTGTCGCCCTGGCCCCGGTTCCCGTCACCTACCAGCCTGTTCTCGCCCTGGCCCTTTCCCCGGATGAAAAGACTTTGGCCATCGCCGCCGGTTCCCGAGTCCATTTGCACGACCTCACCCAGCCTGACCGGCCCCGCCTCGGCAGCCTCAGCGGTCACGAAGAAGCCATCCAGTCCCTCGCCTGGACCCAGGACGGCACGACCCTCATCACGGGTGGCTTCCGCCAGCTCAAACTCTGGGACATCACCACCTTCAAAACCACCGGCCAGATCAGCACCGGCTTCGTCGGCAACCTCACCGCGCTCGCTCTTACCACGGATGGCAAAATCCTCTTCGCCGCCGATGGCGAGACCGGTGGTGCCGGATTCATCCACCGCATAGACCTGCCAGGAAAGAAGCTGCTTTCCACCTGGAAAGCCCACGACGACACCCTCTATGCCCTCCGTCTTTCCCCTGACGGCAGCTCCCTGGCCAGTGCCGGCGCCGACAAGCTGGCCCGCCTTTGGAAGGTCGCCGACAGCAAGCTCATCTCCACCTATGAGGGCCATACCAGCCACGTCCTCTCCGTCGCCTTTAACAAAGACGCCACCCAGCTTGCCACCGCCGGAGCCGACCGCGAAATCAAAGTCTGGGACGTCAAAAGCCGAGAGCAGGACGTCACCCTCGGCGACAAAAAAACCGCTTTCACCGCCCTCGCCTGGACCCCCGATGGCAAGGCCCTTGTCGCCGTCACTGAAAAAGGCAACGGCAGCATCTACACCGAACTCAAAAAGCACGACGGTGCCCAGCGCAGCGAAACCGCCAAACAGACCAAACTCACCGGCATCGCCGCCATGCTTTACAGCGTCGCCGTCACCTCCGATGCCAAAACCGTCTTCGCCGGCGGTGATGCGGGCAAAGTCTGGCTCTGGGACGCTGCGGGCAAACAAACATCCGTCATCGAACCCTAG
- a CDS encoding DNA gyrase/topoisomerase IV subunit A, which translates to MLADSAPIEIKPIDDLYGDWFLDYASYVILERAVPHINDGLKPVQRRILHSMDELEDGRYNKVANVVGNTMKYHPHGDASIGDAMVQIGQKDLLIDMQGNWGNILTGDNAAAPRYIEARLSKFALDVVFSPKVTDWSASYDGRNKEPVTLPVKFPLLLAQGVEGIAVGLSCRILPHNFIELCDASIAAMRGEEVYLVPDFIQGGIMDASDYNGGLRGGRIRVRAKIEEGPKKNTLLITEVPFGTTTGGVMDSIVAANEKGKIKIARVDDNTAEFVEIVVQLPPGTDVEQTIQALYAFTDCEVSIAPNAVVIQDDKPRFANVNDLLKESAEHTKKLLGAELEIQLNELEEKWHFSSLEKIFIENRIYRKIEEAETWEEVMANIWKGLKPHLTLLKRAVTDEDVARLTEIKIKRISKFNSFEADQHILNLEKDIDQVQKHLKQLTRYTIAHFERLKKAYGAGRERRTVVSSFDRVAAAQVIIANEILYLDAKEGFAGTGLKKEGEPICKCSHLDDLIFFSKDGVMTVSKVAPKIHVGKNPLYINLFKKDEEAVYTLIYRDGKNGPVMAKRFRIGGITRDKAYTLTKGTPGSLVLFFTRHETEAESDAQNLLVHLKPALYLRTLSLKFPVAAMAIKGRDSQGNIVTKHAVDRIVNERKPTGESA; encoded by the coding sequence ATCCTGGCGGACAGTGCTCCCATTGAGATCAAGCCCATTGACGATCTGTATGGCGACTGGTTCCTGGACTACGCCAGTTACGTGATCCTCGAGCGCGCGGTGCCCCACATTAACGACGGACTCAAGCCCGTCCAGCGGCGCATCCTCCACAGCATGGATGAGCTGGAAGACGGCCGTTACAACAAGGTGGCCAACGTCGTCGGCAACACCATGAAGTACCATCCTCATGGCGATGCCAGCATCGGCGATGCCATGGTCCAGATCGGCCAGAAGGACCTCCTCATTGATATGCAGGGCAACTGGGGAAACATCCTCACCGGCGACAACGCCGCCGCTCCCCGATACATCGAGGCCCGCCTCTCCAAATTCGCCCTCGACGTCGTCTTCAGCCCCAAGGTCACCGACTGGTCCGCCAGCTACGACGGCCGTAATAAAGAGCCCGTCACCCTCCCGGTGAAGTTTCCGCTCCTGCTCGCCCAGGGAGTCGAAGGCATCGCCGTTGGCCTTAGCTGCCGCATTCTTCCACACAATTTCATCGAGCTGTGCGATGCCAGCATCGCCGCCATGCGTGGCGAAGAAGTCTATCTCGTCCCCGATTTCATCCAGGGCGGCATCATGGATGCCAGCGACTACAACGGCGGCCTTCGCGGCGGCCGCATCCGTGTCCGTGCCAAGATTGAGGAAGGGCCCAAAAAGAATACCCTGCTGATCACCGAGGTTCCCTTTGGAACCACCACCGGCGGTGTCATGGACAGCATCGTGGCGGCGAACGAGAAGGGCAAAATCAAGATCGCCCGCGTGGATGACAACACGGCCGAGTTTGTCGAGATCGTCGTCCAGCTCCCTCCCGGCACCGACGTGGAGCAGACCATCCAGGCCCTCTACGCCTTCACCGATTGCGAGGTTTCCATCGCCCCCAATGCCGTCGTCATTCAGGATGACAAGCCGCGCTTTGCCAACGTCAATGACCTCCTCAAGGAGAGCGCCGAGCACACCAAAAAACTCCTCGGGGCCGAACTCGAGATCCAGCTCAACGAACTGGAGGAAAAATGGCACTTCAGCTCCCTGGAAAAGATCTTCATCGAAAACCGCATCTACCGGAAGATCGAAGAAGCCGAGACCTGGGAGGAAGTCATGGCCAACATCTGGAAAGGCCTCAAGCCCCATCTCACCCTTCTAAAACGGGCCGTCACCGATGAAGACGTCGCCCGCCTCACCGAGATCAAAATCAAGCGCATCTCCAAATTCAACAGCTTCGAGGCCGACCAGCACATCCTCAATCTGGAGAAGGACATTGACCAGGTCCAAAAACACCTCAAGCAGCTCACCCGCTACACCATCGCCCACTTTGAGCGCTTGAAAAAAGCCTACGGTGCAGGCCGCGAGCGCCGCACCGTCGTCAGCAGCTTTGACCGCGTCGCCGCCGCCCAGGTCATCATCGCCAACGAAATCCTCTACCTGGATGCCAAAGAAGGTTTTGCCGGCACTGGCCTCAAAAAAGAAGGCGAGCCCATCTGCAAATGCTCCCACTTGGATGACCTCATCTTCTTCTCGAAGGATGGCGTCATGACCGTCTCCAAGGTGGCCCCGAAGATCCACGTCGGCAAAAACCCGCTCTACATCAACCTCTTCAAAAAGGACGAGGAAGCTGTCTATACCCTCATCTATCGCGATGGCAAAAACGGCCCCGTCATGGCCAAGCGCTTCCGCATTGGCGGCATCACCCGTGACAAAGCCTACACGCTGACGAAGGGCACTCCAGGCAGCCTTGTACTCTTCTTCACGCGCCACGAAACCGAGGCAGAAAGCGACGCGCAGAACCTCCTGGTGCATCTCAAACCCGCTCTCTACCTGCGCACCCTGTCGCTGAAATTCCCTGTCGCCGCCATGGCCATCAAAGGCCGCGATTCCCAGGGGAACATCGTCACCAAACACGCCGTGGACCGCATCGTCAACGAACGCAAACCCACGGGAGAAAGTGCCTGA